A window of the Lactuca sativa cultivar Salinas chromosome 5, Lsat_Salinas_v11, whole genome shotgun sequence genome harbors these coding sequences:
- the LOC111891536 gene encoding probable protein phosphatase 2C 72, whose product MGICISRASPEIHEIDYGHDNIIYYQHTPSDKRIGSIHTHQGSKGFNQDAAILYQDYGMEDGAFGGVFDGHGRNGQIVSKFVRNKLPSLIINERNSSIAKGKTVIEDDENESKDFQIWRDACFGAFKVMDKEIKVIEHVDCSCSGTTAVIVIKQGEDLVIANLGDSRAVLGTIAENGITPVQLTIDLKPSVPSEADRIRKSNGRVMALREEPHIDRVWLPHHDSPGLAMSRAFGDFVLKSHGIIAVPDVSYHRLTPKDQFLVLASDGVWDVLSNNTVASIVWSADSEESAAKAVVVAATAAWKQKFPSSKRDDCTAICFFLQKEPSSKLV is encoded by the exons ATGGGTATCTGCATATCCCGAGCATCTCCAGAGATTCATGAGATTGACTATGGCCATGACAACATCATATATTACCAACATACCCCTTCTGATAAAAGAATTGGCTCCATCCATACACATCAAGGATCCAAAGGATTCAACCAAGATGCTGCCATTCTTTACCAG GACTATGGAATGGAAGATGGAGCATTTGGTGGGGTGTTTGATGGCCATGGAAGGAATGGTCAAATAGTGAGTAAATTTGTGAGAAATAAGTTGCCATCATTGATCATTAACGAAAGGAATTCCAGCATAGCAAAGGGGAAAACAGTAATTGAAGATGATGAGAATGAGTCCAAAGATTTCCAGATTTGGAGAGATGCATGTTTTGGTGCCTTCAAAGTCATGGACAAGGAGATTAAGGTTATCGAGCATGTAGATTGTTCCTGTAGCGGCACAACCGCTGTTATTGTTATCAAACAG GGTGAAGATCTGGTTATTGCTAATCTTGGTGATTCGAGAGCAGTGCTAGGAACAATTGCTGAAAATGGAATTACGCCTGTGCAATTGACCATTGATCTCAAACCAAGTGTACCTT CTGAAGCAGATCGAATAAGGAAGTCAAATGGTAGGGTGATGGCGCTAAGAGAAGAACCACATATAGATCGAGTGTGGTTACCACATCATGACTCACCGGGGCTTGCCATGTCTCGCGCTTTTGGGGATTTTGTACTAAAAAGTCATGGGATTATTGCGGTTCCTGATGTCTCTTATCACCGATTGACCCCCAAGGATCAGTTTCTTGTTCTTGCAAGCGACGGG GTGTGGGATGTGCTTAGCAACAACACAGTAGCATCAATCGTGTGGTCAGCAGATAGTGAAGAATCAGCCGCAAAAGCAGTTGTTGTAGCAGCAACTGCTGCCTGGAAACAAAAGTTCCCTTCGTCAAAAAGGGACGACTGCACCGCAATATGTTTCTTTTTACAAAAAGAACCCTCATCAAAACTAGTATAG